Proteins encoded in a region of the Triplophysa rosa linkage group LG6, Trosa_1v2, whole genome shotgun sequence genome:
- the lrrfip1a gene encoding nestin isoform X2 — protein sequence MMGEDADDPGFQMLTVTDILVYFDNCKKAEARLAAKRAARAEAREIRMKELERQQKEIYQVQKKYYGLDNLDNKWGDIEQWMEDSERYTRLSRRHASVSDDEERMSVGSRSDMRLPQIPSSHSHKKSKKKKKHSSKTSNGCDDDDLSTLSSRSSRLSDESKRSRSSRPDLQSGPVYEDSLYSGSRRSSVRASSEYSGFRGSRTSSRANSACSSPVEDCSSSVASYMHSSTASITGLTRDLDHVIIPDLPDVNGRPSMADDRLERDYLEKGSSRASTISGATLTSLGGTSSRRGSGDTSFTADTEVSIREIKEIHELKDQIQDVEAKHMQNLKELKESLMEVEGKYRKAMVSNAQMDNEKTNLIYEVDILKDSLMELEEMLSETRRELEEKSKDFEREKHAHSILQFQYNELKETLKQSEELLTEIRQLRLKQDGFVREVSDLQETIEWKNKKIGALERQKEFSDAIRNERDELRDEVVQLKDILKKHGIVLGHDLATNGETGEEVGETEQSSQTSSVEIREGSSVLGTHQLKMCKDQDRKILDKDVKQNQVSSHVPLSSTEKSLDTNENGDFREEVNLSEEQQSDNRPEPKPPSSVGDREIVVTKPTAEIKAEQLVLEDLGGNTVEFDVHIDGPMETDQQESICAKQIIKKETSVESDSGPILEEDQPGEDVLDNKSKPMEKPVESLHTEKLPQSQGAGVSNKKKKKKKKSKQKQKQSDKLESEAKIDSKNEKVFSEDNPDQNLKSDQKVNHEDYLRNDVFTAMHTEIPADDSHDDKRKVEMDCVKKIIADKHADDARDQDKHADDARDQFKVIQDLVDSAEISNSESTTGKSFPSTVSISNITDQTEVSANPPQEVSSEKDALLSHEVSDKLVDTADRCVETLDSVSRFDNIEKSLMVDDTEVKRHVDSEAFPPLLMHQSIDPEESAFSGDHDESVPKCPLASSITEKVENESENVIQEQSTSHNSIEVDQNEVKTQQDELVEEALHSGEAFNRDGNIDTAVSESQLVLEKGEGEEEERSLHDQLLPDQDSLGASDQECKLEKGDYKKEGSFQGPITIDMQLPGEAEDILADKSEKVEKEESTQVMLDVQIPDDKGILVEKGEDHETEGSIQDQVMLDTQLPGNNDDILMEKGEEHEEEDSVQDQVMLDTQLSGEDEGVLVESVTGSPELREDPEEEDEGENFEFDDMDLEASSNDPPKHCKDQASDDVTLLKESVHEANKEYQSNAINEDHTQDDEPLERPDQDSEQKKQMDDENTIENPQTTTEVETCLTEDSQVNKKDIKPDHQQQECTLEKHHRTSEELRHSDPISEMETKDVGQEMNSSIIHENQGTKTSREQEAERETTTTNKEDDRKETKKSSKKGKGKGKEECKMS from the exons ATGATGGGGGAAGATGCAGATGACCCTGGCTTCCAAATGCTCACCGTGACTGATATACTAGTCTACTTTGATAACTGCAAAAAG GCTGAAGCCCGTTTGGCAGCTAAGAGGGCGGCCCGTGCAGAAGCTCGTGAGATCAGAATGAAAGAACTAGAGAGACAACAGAAAGAG ATTTATCAGGTGCAGAAG AAATATTATGGACTGGATAACCTGGACAACAAATGGGGGGACATTGAGCAGTGGATG GAGGACAGTGAACGGTATACACGCCTGTCACGGAGACATGCTTCG GTGTCAGATGATGAAGAACGGATGTCAGTGGGGAGCAGGAGCGACATGCGG CTTCCACAGATCCCATCCTCTCATTCACATAAGAAgtccaagaaaaagaagaaacatTCTTCCAAGACT AGCAATggctgtgatgatgatgatctcAGCACATTATCTAGTCGG AGCTCCAGACTCAGTGATGAGAGCAAAAGGTCTCGTTCCTCTAGGCCTGATCTGCAGTCG GGCCCTGTTTACGAGGACAGTCTCTACAGCGGCTCTCGACGCTCCAGTGTTCGCGCT TCGTCTGAATACAGTGGTTTTAGGGGGTCTAGGACTTCTTCCAGGGCAAATTCTGCGTGCAGCAGCCCTGTG GAGGATTGCAGCAGCTCAGTGGCTAGTTATATGCACAGCAGCACAGCTAGTATAACTGGTCTTACTAGAGATCTGGACCATGTCATTATCCCCGACCTGCCGGATGTTAATGGAAGACCGTCTATG GCTGATGACAGGTTAGAGCGTGACTACTTGGAAAAG ggctCTTCACGAGCATCAACGATATCTGGCGCTACTCTCACCTCTCTGGGCGGGACATCTTCACGGAGAGGAAGCGGAGATACATCTTTCACTGCAGACACAGAAGTTTCCATACGGGAAATCAAG GAGATCCATGAGCTTAAGGATCAGATTCAAGACGTGGAGGCGAAGCACATGCAGAACCTCAAAGAGCTCAAG GAGTCACTAATGGAAGTGGAGGGAAAGTACCGGAAGGCCATGGTGTCCAATGCACAGATGGACAACGAGAAGACCAATCTGATATATGAAGTGGACATTTTAAAAGACTCTTTAATGGAACTGGAGGAAATGCTCTCTGAAACACGACGTGAGCTTGAGGAGAAGAGTAAG GACTTCGAAAGAGAGAAGCATGCACATAGTATACTGCAGTTTCAGtacaatgaattaaaagagacGTTAAAACAAAGTGAAGAACTGCTAACT GAGATCCGTCAGTTACGACTCAAACAGGACGGCTTTGTCAGAGAGGTTTCTGACCTTCAGGAAACTATTGAATggaagaataaaaaaattggG GCATTAGAGAGGCAGAAGGAGTTTTCCGACGCCATTCGGAATGAGAGAGACGAGCTCAGAGATGAGGTCGTTCAGctcaaagatattttgaag AAACATGGTATTGTCCTTGGACATGATCTAGCCACCAATGGAGAAACGGGTGAAGAAGTGGGAGAGACTGAACAGAGTTCTCAGACATCATCTGTTGAGATCCGAGAGGGGAGCAGTGTGCTAG GGACTCATCAGTTGAAGATGTGCAAAGACCAGGACCGAAAAATTTTGGATAAGGATGTGAAACAGAATCAAGTGTCTTCACATGTCCCACTGAGCTCTACAGAGAAATCTTTAGATACAAACGAGAATGGAGACTTTAGGGAAGAAGTAAACCTGAGTGAAGAGCAACAGTCTGATAACAGACCTGAACCCAAACCTCCAAGTTCTGTTGGTGATCGTGAGATCGTTGTAACAAAACCCACGGCTGAGATCAAAGCAGAGCAGCTTGTATTGGAAGATTTAGGCGGTAATACTGTGGAGTTTGATGTTCACATAGATGGACCTATGGAAACAGATCAACAAGAGAGCATATGTGCCAAACAGATCATCAAAAAAGAAACGTCTGTAGAGTCGGACTCTGGTCCGATACTTGAAGAAGATCAGCCTGGTGAGGATGTACTTGATAATAAAAGCAAGCCTATGGAGAAACCTGTTGAATCTTTACACACAGAGAAGCTTCCACAATCCCAAGGTGCCGGTGTTtcaaataaaaagaagaaaaagaagaagaaaagcaaacagaaacagaaacaaagtgACAAGCTGGAGAGCGAAGCAAAGATAGACAGCAAGAATGAAAAGGTCTTCAGTGAGGATAATCCAGACCAAAATTTAAAAAGTGATCAAAAAGTGAACCATGAGGATTACTTGAGGAATGACGTATTTACAGCAATGCATACAGAAATCCCAGCTGATGATTCACATGATGATAAAAGAAAGGTTGAAATGGACTGTGTCAAAAAAATAATCGCAGATAAACATGCTGATGATGCTAGAGATCAAGATAAACATGCTGATGATGCTAGAGATCAATTTAAAGTAATTCAAGATTTGGTTGATTCAGCAGAGATATCAAATTCTGAATCTACAACTGGTAAGAGTTTCCCTTCAACAGTCAGTATCTCTAACATCACAGACCAAACGGAAGTTTCAGCAAATCCACCCCAAGAGGTTTCTTCAGAAAAAGATGCATTACTGTCTCATGAAGTTTCTGATAAGCTTGTGGATACTGCTGACAGGTGCGTGGAAACCCTTGACTCTGTCAGCAGGTTTGACAACATTGAGAAGTCTTTGATGGTAGATGACACAGAAGTGAAGCGTCATGTGGACAGTGAAGCTTTTCCGCCTCTACTAATGCATCAAAGTATTGATCCAGAAGAGAGCGCTTTCTCTGGAGATCATGATGAGTCTGTTCCGAAATGTCCTTTAGCTTCCTCTATCACAGAGAAggtagaaaatgaaagtgagaATGTAATTCAGGAACAATCAACATCTCACAATAGTATTGAGGTGGACCAAAATGAGGTAAAAACACAGCAAGATGAATTAGTTGAGGAAGCTCTGCATAGCGGAGAAGCTTTTAATAGAGACGGTAATATAGACACAGCTGTATCCGAATCCCAACTTGTTTTAGAAAAAGGTGAAGGTGAAGAAGAGGAAAGATCACTGCATGATCAGCTTCTACCTGATCAGGATTCACTGGGAGCCTCGGACCAAGAATGCAAGCTTGAAAAAGGTGATTATAAGAAGGAAGGATCATTTCAGGGACCGATTACAATTGATATGCAACTGCCTGGAGAGGCGGAGGATATTCTGGCAGACAAAAGTGAGAAGGTTGAGAAGGAAGAATCAACCCAGGTTATGCTTGATGTGCAGATTCCTGATGATAAAGGTATTCTTGTTGAGAAGGGTGAGGATCATGAGACTGAAGGATCAATCCAGGATCAGGTTATGCTTGATACTCAACTGCCTGGAAATAATGACGATATTCTGATGGAAAAAGGTGAGGAGCATGAGGAGGAGGACTCAGTCCAAGATCAGGTTATGCTTGATACACAACTGTCTGGAGAGGATGAAGGCGTTTTGGTGGAGTCTGTTACAGGTTCCCCAGAGCTCAGAGAAGATCCTGAGGAGGAAGATGAAGGAGAAAATTTTGAATTTGATGACATGGATCTTGAAGCATCATCAAACGATCCTCCAAAGCACTGTAAAGATCAAGCAAGTGATGATGTTACTCTGTTAAAAGAAAGTGTGCATGAAGCAAACAAAGAATACCAAAGCAATGCCATCAATGAAGACCATACTCAAGATGATGAACCTCTGGAACGTCCAGATCAGGATTCTGAGCAAAAGAAGCAGATGGATGATGAAAATACTATTGAAAACCCACAAACAACGACAGAGGTAGAAACATGTTTAACAGAGGACAGCCAAGTCAACAAGAAAGACATTAAACCTGATCATCAACAACAAGAATGTACACTTGAGAAGCATCACCGAACGTCAGAAGAACTGAGGCACAGTGATCCGATCTCAGAGATGGAGACAAAAGATGTAGGCCAAGAGATGAATAGTTCCATTATCCATGAAAACCAAGGAACTAAGACTTCACGAGAGCAGGAAGCTGAGAGAGAAACAACAACGACCAACAAAGAAGATGATAGGAAGGAAACTAAAAAAAGTAGCAAGAAAGGAAAAGGCAAGGGGAAAGAGGAATGTAAAATGTCTTAA
- the lrrfip1a gene encoding leucine-rich repeat flightless-interacting protein 1 isoform X18: protein MGSQGPGRKRTTSKNGLTAEEDALNVIAREAEARLAAKRAARAEAREIRMKELERQQKEVSDDEERMSVGSRSDMRADDRLERDYLEKGSSRASTISGATLTSLGGTSSRRGSGDTSFTADTEVSIREIKEIHELKDQIQDVEAKHMQNLKELKESLMEVEGKYRKAMVSNAQMDNEKTNLIYEVDILKDSLMELEEMLSETRRELEEKSKDFEREKHAHSILQFQYNELKETLKQSEELLTEIRQLRLKQDGFVREVSDLQETIEWKNKKIGALERQKEFSDAIRNERDELRDEVVQLKDILKKHGIVLGHDLATNGETGEEVGETEQSSQTSSVEIREGSSVLGTHQLKMCKDQDRKILDKDVKQNQVSSHVPLSSTEKSLDTNENGDFREEVNLSEEQQSDNRPEPKPPSSVGDREIVVTKPTAEIKAEQLVLEDLGGNTVEFDVHIDGPMETDQQESICAKQIIKKETSVESDSGPILEEDQPGEDVLDNKSKPMEKPVESLHTEKLPQSQGAGVSNKKKKKKKKSKQKQKQSDKLESEAKIDSKNEKVFSEDNPDQNLKSDQKVNHEDYLRNDVFTAMHTEIPADDSHDDKRKVEMDCVKKIIADKHADDARDQDKHADDARDQFKVIQDLVDSAEISNSESTTGKSFPSTVSISNITDQTEVSANPPQEVSSEKDALLSHEVSDKLVDTADRCVETLDSVSRFDNIEKSLMVDDTEVKRHVDSEAFPPLLMHQSIDPEESAFSGDHDESVPKCPLASSITEKVENESENVIQEQSTSHNSIEVDQNEVKTQQDELVEEALHSGEAFNRDGNIDTAVSESQLVLEKGEGEEEERSLHDQLLPDQDSLGASDQECKLEKGDYKKEGSFQGPITIDMQLPGEAEDILADKSEKVEKEESTQVMLDVQIPDDKGILVEKGEDHETEGSIQDQVMLDTQLPGNNDDILMEKGEEHEEEDSVQDQVMLDTQLSGEDEGVLVESVTGSPELREDPEEEDEGENFEFDDMDLEASSNDPPKHCKDQASDDVTLLKESVHEANKEYQSNAINEDHTQDDEPLERPDQDSEQKKQMDDENTIENPQTTTEVETCLTEDSQVNKKDIKPDHQQQECTLEKHHRTSEELRHSDPISEMETKDVGQEMNSSIIHENQGTKTSREQEAERETTTTNKEDDRKETKKSSKKGKGKGKEECKMS, encoded by the exons ATGGGATCACAAGGGCCAGGACGTAAACGAACCACCAGCAAAAATGGCTTGACGGCTGAGGAAGATGCCCTCAACGTTATTGCAAGAGAG GCTGAAGCCCGTTTGGCAGCTAAGAGGGCGGCCCGTGCAGAAGCTCGTGAGATCAGAATGAAAGAACTAGAGAGACAACAGAAAGAG GTGTCAGATGATGAAGAACGGATGTCAGTGGGGAGCAGGAGCGACATGCGG GCTGATGACAGGTTAGAGCGTGACTACTTGGAAAAG ggctCTTCACGAGCATCAACGATATCTGGCGCTACTCTCACCTCTCTGGGCGGGACATCTTCACGGAGAGGAAGCGGAGATACATCTTTCACTGCAGACACAGAAGTTTCCATACGGGAAATCAAG GAGATCCATGAGCTTAAGGATCAGATTCAAGACGTGGAGGCGAAGCACATGCAGAACCTCAAAGAGCTCAAG GAGTCACTAATGGAAGTGGAGGGAAAGTACCGGAAGGCCATGGTGTCCAATGCACAGATGGACAACGAGAAGACCAATCTGATATATGAAGTGGACATTTTAAAAGACTCTTTAATGGAACTGGAGGAAATGCTCTCTGAAACACGACGTGAGCTTGAGGAGAAGAGTAAG GACTTCGAAAGAGAGAAGCATGCACATAGTATACTGCAGTTTCAGtacaatgaattaaaagagacGTTAAAACAAAGTGAAGAACTGCTAACT GAGATCCGTCAGTTACGACTCAAACAGGACGGCTTTGTCAGAGAGGTTTCTGACCTTCAGGAAACTATTGAATggaagaataaaaaaattggG GCATTAGAGAGGCAGAAGGAGTTTTCCGACGCCATTCGGAATGAGAGAGACGAGCTCAGAGATGAGGTCGTTCAGctcaaagatattttgaag AAACATGGTATTGTCCTTGGACATGATCTAGCCACCAATGGAGAAACGGGTGAAGAAGTGGGAGAGACTGAACAGAGTTCTCAGACATCATCTGTTGAGATCCGAGAGGGGAGCAGTGTGCTAG GGACTCATCAGTTGAAGATGTGCAAAGACCAGGACCGAAAAATTTTGGATAAGGATGTGAAACAGAATCAAGTGTCTTCACATGTCCCACTGAGCTCTACAGAGAAATCTTTAGATACAAACGAGAATGGAGACTTTAGGGAAGAAGTAAACCTGAGTGAAGAGCAACAGTCTGATAACAGACCTGAACCCAAACCTCCAAGTTCTGTTGGTGATCGTGAGATCGTTGTAACAAAACCCACGGCTGAGATCAAAGCAGAGCAGCTTGTATTGGAAGATTTAGGCGGTAATACTGTGGAGTTTGATGTTCACATAGATGGACCTATGGAAACAGATCAACAAGAGAGCATATGTGCCAAACAGATCATCAAAAAAGAAACGTCTGTAGAGTCGGACTCTGGTCCGATACTTGAAGAAGATCAGCCTGGTGAGGATGTACTTGATAATAAAAGCAAGCCTATGGAGAAACCTGTTGAATCTTTACACACAGAGAAGCTTCCACAATCCCAAGGTGCCGGTGTTtcaaataaaaagaagaaaaagaagaagaaaagcaaacagaaacagaaacaaagtgACAAGCTGGAGAGCGAAGCAAAGATAGACAGCAAGAATGAAAAGGTCTTCAGTGAGGATAATCCAGACCAAAATTTAAAAAGTGATCAAAAAGTGAACCATGAGGATTACTTGAGGAATGACGTATTTACAGCAATGCATACAGAAATCCCAGCTGATGATTCACATGATGATAAAAGAAAGGTTGAAATGGACTGTGTCAAAAAAATAATCGCAGATAAACATGCTGATGATGCTAGAGATCAAGATAAACATGCTGATGATGCTAGAGATCAATTTAAAGTAATTCAAGATTTGGTTGATTCAGCAGAGATATCAAATTCTGAATCTACAACTGGTAAGAGTTTCCCTTCAACAGTCAGTATCTCTAACATCACAGACCAAACGGAAGTTTCAGCAAATCCACCCCAAGAGGTTTCTTCAGAAAAAGATGCATTACTGTCTCATGAAGTTTCTGATAAGCTTGTGGATACTGCTGACAGGTGCGTGGAAACCCTTGACTCTGTCAGCAGGTTTGACAACATTGAGAAGTCTTTGATGGTAGATGACACAGAAGTGAAGCGTCATGTGGACAGTGAAGCTTTTCCGCCTCTACTAATGCATCAAAGTATTGATCCAGAAGAGAGCGCTTTCTCTGGAGATCATGATGAGTCTGTTCCGAAATGTCCTTTAGCTTCCTCTATCACAGAGAAggtagaaaatgaaagtgagaATGTAATTCAGGAACAATCAACATCTCACAATAGTATTGAGGTGGACCAAAATGAGGTAAAAACACAGCAAGATGAATTAGTTGAGGAAGCTCTGCATAGCGGAGAAGCTTTTAATAGAGACGGTAATATAGACACAGCTGTATCCGAATCCCAACTTGTTTTAGAAAAAGGTGAAGGTGAAGAAGAGGAAAGATCACTGCATGATCAGCTTCTACCTGATCAGGATTCACTGGGAGCCTCGGACCAAGAATGCAAGCTTGAAAAAGGTGATTATAAGAAGGAAGGATCATTTCAGGGACCGATTACAATTGATATGCAACTGCCTGGAGAGGCGGAGGATATTCTGGCAGACAAAAGTGAGAAGGTTGAGAAGGAAGAATCAACCCAGGTTATGCTTGATGTGCAGATTCCTGATGATAAAGGTATTCTTGTTGAGAAGGGTGAGGATCATGAGACTGAAGGATCAATCCAGGATCAGGTTATGCTTGATACTCAACTGCCTGGAAATAATGACGATATTCTGATGGAAAAAGGTGAGGAGCATGAGGAGGAGGACTCAGTCCAAGATCAGGTTATGCTTGATACACAACTGTCTGGAGAGGATGAAGGCGTTTTGGTGGAGTCTGTTACAGGTTCCCCAGAGCTCAGAGAAGATCCTGAGGAGGAAGATGAAGGAGAAAATTTTGAATTTGATGACATGGATCTTGAAGCATCATCAAACGATCCTCCAAAGCACTGTAAAGATCAAGCAAGTGATGATGTTACTCTGTTAAAAGAAAGTGTGCATGAAGCAAACAAAGAATACCAAAGCAATGCCATCAATGAAGACCATACTCAAGATGATGAACCTCTGGAACGTCCAGATCAGGATTCTGAGCAAAAGAAGCAGATGGATGATGAAAATACTATTGAAAACCCACAAACAACGACAGAGGTAGAAACATGTTTAACAGAGGACAGCCAAGTCAACAAGAAAGACATTAAACCTGATCATCAACAACAAGAATGTACACTTGAGAAGCATCACCGAACGTCAGAAGAACTGAGGCACAGTGATCCGATCTCAGAGATGGAGACAAAAGATGTAGGCCAAGAGATGAATAGTTCCATTATCCATGAAAACCAAGGAACTAAGACTTCACGAGAGCAGGAAGCTGAGAGAGAAACAACAACGACCAACAAAGAAGATGATAGGAAGGAAACTAAAAAAAGTAGCAAGAAAGGAAAAGGCAAGGGGAAAGAGGAATGTAAAATGTCTTAA